Within the Scleropages formosus chromosome 8, fSclFor1.1, whole genome shotgun sequence genome, the region CGGCACTTTTCGTGCTGAGAAACCTGGACTGACATACCTCCGACCCGGTACATGTTGGCCGCCATTTCTGCCCTCCTCCTGGGTgtaaaaaaaatagacaaagCATAAACTGCgaaatgtgcaaataaatatatagatgtGCTTGTATGATGGTGCCCGGTACTTTCAAAAAccaaaataacataaaatatcGCTTTGAGGGGGATGAATCGGGAGTAAAAAGGGAAAGATTTAAAGAACCCCCCTCCCAGAATTCATAGTACAATACGCAAAAGGATTCAAATCAGATAGTAGCGTGTTTcctggtgggggtggagggatCGACAGCGAGAAGGGAGGGGGGCGGGTggtggagaagaggaggagggaggagggatgcTGGTGCGGgtaagcgcgcgcgcgcacgcacgcgcgttCGAAGTCACGCCGGGAAACGGCCCCTCGTGCCGTGCGCTCTGAACAGCAGAATTGCCGCTTTTCCCCATCGTTGTCCGCGATCCGTATGGTGGACACCGCACACAAAAACAATTATTACCTCCGTTTCCCCGAAATGCCGCATAGTACTACCTTCACTTAGCCTAAACCTGCTGcggtttttttcttgttatttacatttattcattttgcagacgcttaaGCGACGtgcgtctcatagaaaatacaattgtgtacattacattaggagaaagagacatagttgcagaggtgtgattcttaagtatagttagtttgttcctttccaccatgCACCAATGTTCGGtcatttttcttacattattGTGGCCTGTCCAGGCCTAGGTTGATGCTGtttgatgcagtaaaatattttgctcTGAATCGTCATCATCCGATCGTTTTCCGCTTAGTGTCATTTTTGTACCACTATAATCGTCTTAGACAAATGTGTCAGAGCAGTAGAAGTAGAAGCagaggagcagctgcctttggggGATTAGATAGATAAATAGTTCGCAAAGGTTCAGTTTCCATCTCCTGTTGTAGTAAACTTGAGGAAGTTTGTAagtgcctttggagaaaagtcttctgaatgaatacatgttaaCCTTTTCACTGCTGTGCGTCCACTTAAATTCATGGCTTTGACaaagtggcatcctgtccacgTGTATAGTTTTGCAATCTCAACTCGGCTCATAGGGTGATTCTGCTTTCATACCCATTTCTAAAAGCATATAAGTACACCACTGaagaattaaatgttttgttatgtagaGGCGATACTAAGACCTCTACTGGTGAGCATTTGCGGGAAGTACCCCGATATTCTGAACCCAAGTCTTGAAATGCGGTCCTGAGGTCTTCCATTAAAGTGGAGAGCCCCTGCCTCCCAGAGCTCCAAGATGGAAGAGTTCGCGACTTGGTTCCGAAAATATGAGGGTTCGTCCTTGTAATCGCCCCGATGGTCTTGTCTGCGATCAAGAAAGCCCTTTACATTTCTCATTACCACTAGTCCTATGCCACAGAGTGTCCTGCACGGGCCTGGAACTTTAATGGGCCAAGAAGCTGCGTCAAAAAGAATCCTGTTCTGCTCCCCTTGTGAGCTCGCATTGATGCTTTTgggtttaaattaaatttaaagtcaTATCTGCCACAAACTCTTTTTGCACTGCAATAACAGTGAACCCCTGCTTTAGGGCATCTAGGAGATATAATAATCCAACAGGCCTGACTGGAGTCATTATCGTGAGTGACCTGCTAAAACTGACTTATTCCGACTAATAATACTTCAACTAGAAGCAACAGATTTCCATGgcacacagtaaacacagtgtCGATTTTACCCAAAGTAGGTCACAGTTTCAGCTGCCTTTAAATTTAGCTCGACTGTTAGAGCTGATCAATGAAACACCCAGACAGCGAGGTGTTCATTGATATCAGTCACCCACTCGAATAAACCCTACCCGCCgattttactttattatcaGGTTAATAAATTTCTCAGGTAAACTGTTAATTATCTGGTTTAATACCCGATTCAGGTCTCCTCGTGTCTCGACGTCTTATTTCTGAgaaggattttttatttttttttttgggtgcgcacatttttaatattctattCGTGAGAATTTCCAACAGCTGCGCACCAATAATTCTCTTTTTGATTCGACAGAAGCTCAATAGAAGATGCGCTCGGAAACACGGTCTGTGCGGCTACATTGTAACTATGCCATGGCCAGTCGAGCACAGCGAGTGGGAAACTGGTGCTTTAACCacctgtttttacacacacacgcttcgTCTGCTCTCCTTATTAACGGCTCGactcctttttcatttcttcctctATCAGTATTTTGCATGATCTTTGCAGTTTTGCAAATGGAAATGGTCTCACTTCGGTGCTTATACTTCTCCATTAAATATAACGCGTTACAATATTATAGATACACGAAGGACTGTCGCGTGCATCCACACGGGGGGTATGATGAAAAGTGTATTACTAGTGGCGGTGACTCGCGGAGTAGCGGACAGGGGCGTGTTTGTTGTGTGACATCACTGCTCGGGGCTGCCCGATCCGGACCGCTGGAGTCGAACTGACGGAGCCCGAGGAGCCACAACACCCGGTCCTCGGGagtggagcggagcggagcggatcAGCGCGCGCGGCGCACGAGCTCTCCCGTCGACTCCGAAACCGTCAGGTAACCCGGTCCTCCCCACCTGCACAGCGCGTGGACCATGCCGCGTTGCTCCCCGACGGAGATCGCACGCCACGCGTTTTCCCTCGGAACTTAGGGACGCCTCAGCGTGGACTCGCACTCGGGGAAAGAAAGTAGTAGGATGCCCGTTCTTACCTCCGACGAAGGGAGTCCTCCTCCCTCTTTTTGCTCCGCGTGAAACTGGGGGCCGGCCGTTCTCTGCGCACCTACCTAGGTCCTAGCCAGCCAGGTGGAAAAACTGACTGAAAGATGAAGTTTGGGAAGAGcgtgtgcattttaaatgtggGTGGCACTAAATATACATTCCCGAGGGACGTGATAAAGGATTTCCCTCTGAGGAGAGTGAGCCGTCTGCACAGCTGCGCCTCCGAGAAAGAAGTCCTGGAAGTGTGCGACGACTATGACCGGGAGCGCAACGAGTTCTTCTTTGACCGGCACTCGGAAGCGTTCGGCTTCATCATGCTGTACGTCAAGTACGGGAAGCTGCGCTTCGTCCCGCAGATGTGCGAGCTCTCCTTCTACAACGAGATGATCTACTGGGGCTTGGAGAGCTCGCACCTGGAGTTCTGCTGCCAGCGGCGGCTGGACGACAGGATGTCCGACACTTACACGTACTTCTCGGAAGAGGACACCAAAGCCGAGGATGAAGCGAGAGGACACGACGTGCTGGAGCggcccgccgccgccgccgccgccgccggcgcGCACAGAGGCAGCGCCAAGTGGCTGGAGAGGATGCGCAGGACTTTCGAGGAACCGACCTCGTCCGTGGCGGCGCAGATCCTCGCCTCGGTGTCGGTCATTTTTGTCATAGTGTCCATGGTGATACTGTGCGCCAGCACGCTGCCCGACTGGAAGACGGCCGAGAACAAGAGCGTGGAGGAGCACAGGTACACAGAGAGTTTAGAAGATCCATCTGGGTATTTACGACGTTTTATTAATCTACTACCCTCCCCCGTGTGTGCTGTCC harbors:
- the LOC108918046 gene encoding potassium voltage-gated channel subfamily G member 3-like isoform X2, translated to MKFGKSVCILNVGGTKYTFPRDVIKDFPLRRVSRLHSCASEKEVLEVCDDYDRERNEFFFDRHSEAFGFIMLYVKYGKLRFVPQMCELSFYNEMIYWGLESSHLEFCCQRRLDDRMSDTYTYFSEEDTKAEDEARGHDVLERPAAAAAAAGAHRGSAKWLERMRRTFEEPTSSVAAQILASVSVIFVIVSMVILCASTLPDWKTAENKSVEEHRYTESLEDPSGIIEAVCIGWFTAECIVRFIVSKDKCEFVRRPLNIIDLLAITPYYVSVLMTVLTGENSQLQRAGVTLRVLRMMRIFWVIKLARHFLGLQTLGLTLKRCYREMVMLLVFICVAMAIFGALAQLLEHGLDLEMGNEDYASIPAACWWVIISMTTVGYGDMYPITMPGRVLGGLCVVSGIVLLALPITFIYHSFVQCYHELKFRSARCTRSLSAEFLN